One window of the Podospora pseudopauciseta strain CBS 411.78 chromosome 4, whole genome shotgun sequence genome contains the following:
- a CDS encoding hypothetical protein (EggNog:ENOG503P7TK) — protein MSRQYLLTVLAVLATASSINAQILSCADVECPITKGITSATCTVVDKIFNAVGVVPLEYIGDDLKGLSWTKAVGAVDASSDREYDQSFYLGTPLGIRLPASCAVFFNKVSDRVRFGDDDSKRSKGTCNQAMTDGCINALIKRALEVDLSGNDTCEKLQTEFLANLDSECASFATGNNWVDVTAVDLVGDGSPQPIDSHKNATSDCWPTSPKNNDLRLVHSINSTGDFGAETMAKHFFGVTPILTVFFPAGDNEASVSQAEAQLTCIKAIDLTTTSNATQTQAEGTSDAIRGSGVSMVLVGIMTVVFAAMLA, from the exons ATGTCGCGCCAATATCTCCTCACCGTTCTCGCCGTGCTGGCCACGGCCTCTTCCATTAATGCTCAGATCCTGAGCTGTGCTGATGTCGAATGCCCCATCACGAAGGGGATAACCTCCGCTACTTGCACCGTGGTGGACAAGATCTTCAACGCCGTTGGTGTCGTCCCGTTGGAGTACATTGGCGACGACCTGAAAGGCCTCTCCTGGACCAAAGCTGTAGGTGCCGTCGATGCCAGCTCCGACCGAGAATACGACCAGTCATTCTACCTCGGTACTCCTCTTGGCATCAGACTTCCTGCCTCGTGTGCTGTTTTCTTCAACAAAGTGAGCGACCGCGTCAGATTCGGCGATGACGACTCCAAGCGATCGAAAGGCACTTGCAATCAAGCCATGACAGATGGTTGCATTAACGCCTTGATAAAGCGTGCCTTGGAAGTTGACCTGTCAGGCAACGACACATGCGAGAAGCTGCAGACCGAGTTCCTGGCAAACCTGGACTCTGAGTGTGCTTCGTTCGCCACAGGCAATAATTGGGTCGATGTCACCGCGGTGGACCTGGTGGGTGATGGTTCCCCCCAGCCTATTGACAGCCACAAGAACGCCACTTCCGATTGCTGGCCTACATCCCCAAAGAACAACGATCTCCGGCTCGTTCACTCTATCAATTCAACG GGTGATTTCGGCGCGGAGACCATGGCCAAACACTTCTTCGGAGTTACACCCATTCTTACCGTGTTCTTCCCGGCCGGCGACAACGAGGCTTCCGTCTCCCAAGCAGAGGCACAGTTGACGTGTATTAAGGCGATCGATTTGACCACGACGTCCAATGCCACACAGACCCAGGCAGAGGGAACGAGTGACGCGATTCGGGGAAGTGGCGTATCgatggttttggtggggATTATGACGGTTGTGTTTGCCGCTATGCTTGCGTAG
- a CDS encoding hypothetical protein (COG:S; EggNog:ENOG503P0JP), with protein MLDISPITSLPGLEKPPKHHILAPILNPAKSPGSTWSSFFPSLSFGGPSQEEVSHKGHISTLDKKKQVDQKREIIGFQNPWPSWHKPTKSEMLASFQWGPDTDPCIPLAASYALPARQIPPISQPSYSDLSNPESAASKAARLLTVQKPDFTPCPVGKKAKVTWLGHASMLLQLSSGVSVVFDPIFSQRCSPSEYFGPIRTYQPPCQVGDLPRIDAVLISHNHYDHLDQESVMGIWENNKDRVRFFVPLGIGKMMVDLWGLPKERVVEMDWWDNVALTGLTQESVKVWCTPAQHNCWRSGSGKSGEPNGSLWASWMVEDLQSGDGEELYRVFFGGDTGYQFHTDPAWPPLPPTNWKRGDPLPPAEKEKPEDYPPCPAFKEISDNIGPPDLLLLPISVGASFAYLRSFTTWMPDWGNPMPRHTQGVTGANHMPPWDAVRVFKEMTEGGKGKAVAVGLHWGTFATEPEEVLKTLGGLEWACERQGVGFGRGWDGKHDEGVEDKVFLAVNQGESILV; from the coding sequence ATGCTCGATATCAGCCCCATAACCAGCCTCCCCGGGCTAGAAAAACcgccaaaacaccacatCCTCGCCCCAATACTCAACCCGGCCAAAAGCCCAGGCTCAACATGGTCCTCATTCTTCCCCTCACTCTCTTTCGGCGGCCCATCCCAGGAAGAGGTCAGCCACAAAGGCCACATCTCAACTCTcgacaaaaagaaacaagtcGACCAAAAGCGCGAGATCATCGGCTTCCAAAACCCCTGGCCCTCGTGGCACAAGCCCACCAAGTCGGAGATGCTCGCCAGTTTTCAGTGGGGTCCTGACACAGATCCTTGCATCCCTCTCGCGGCTTCGTACGCTCTTCCCGCCAGACAAATCCCGCCGATATCACAGCCGAGCTATAGTGATCTCTCCAACCCTGAGTCTGCCGCGTCAAAGGCTGCAAGACTGCTTACGGTGCAGAAGCCTGATTTTACGCCTTGTCCGGTAGGGAAGAAGGCAAAGGTTACTTGGTTGGGACACGCCTCGATGCTGCTACAGCTTTCATCTGGTGTTAGCGTCGTGTTTGATCCCATTTTTTCCCAGCGGTGTTCCCCAAGTGAGTACTTTGGGCCGATTCGGACGTACCAACCGCCGTGTCAAGTGGGGGATTTACCTAGGATTGATGCAGTATTGATTAGTCATAACCACTATGACCATCTTGATCAAGAGTCTGTCATGGGGATTTGGGAAAATAACAAGGACAGGGTGAGGTTTTTTGTGCCGTTGGGGATAGGAAAGATGATGGTTGATTTGTGGGGTTTGccgaaggagagggtggtggagatggatTGGTGGGATAATGTCGCGTTGACGGGACTGACGCAAGAGAGTGTGAAGGTCTGGTGCACACCCGCACAGCACAACTGTTGGAGATCAGGAAGCGGCAAGTCTGGGGAACCGAATGGGAGCTTGTGGGCTAgttggatggtggaggaccTCCAATCtggagacggggaggagctgTATAGGGTGTTCTTTGGGGGTGATACCGGGTATCAGTTCCACACCGATCCTGCATGGCCACCTTTGCCACCGACGAATTGGAAGAGGGGTGATCCGCTACCGCCAgcagaaaaggaaaaaccaGAGGATTACCCACCATGTCCAGCGTTCAAAGAGATCAGCGATAACATCGGCCCGCCAGACCTTCTACTCTTGCCGATCAGTGTTGGCGCATCGTTTGCTTATCTGAGAAGCTTTACAACGTGGATGCCGGACTGGGGCAATCCTATGCCGAGGCATACACAGGGTGTGACTGGGGCAAACCATATGCCTCCTTGGGATGCTGTACGGGTGTTCAAGGAGATGACTGAAGGCGGGAAAGGGAaagcggtggcggtgggattGCATTGGGGGACGTTTGCTACCGAGCCagaggaggtgttgaagacTCTGGGCGGCTTGGAATGGGCGTGTGAGAGGCAGGGAGTTGGGTTCGGGAGAGGGTGGGATGGCAAACATGATGAAGGCGTTGAGGACAAGGTGTTTCTAGCGGTGAATCAGGGGGAGAGTATTTTGGTTTGA
- a CDS encoding hypothetical protein (EggNog:ENOG503P1UX), producing the protein MAGAAGALRVISAISGLLNVITFGQDMFSQPDPVGSKVKITVGLDVPGGLNNAGGDLPDVRLFNEAGKFLGIAADPGSIGDGSTGEIKVDHKDDNGQQATYALFTANDNAICVASASITWPNGDQYGWVGDWGRECGGSWYYSNVFIQGSDYKPDCLWIDANGDQPQTGFQVHWPEFVQRDDGRPGEKDGLDVGYFCEAGPPFTLYTSHEPRAVTYWVLSNGKRVKRGATGRPTSMGPDFANDAEGLFCRMSDKTLWVFCDGVHITDNCFNPDLQQVVVGGKVTRDRKYGKVMSWRAGSNGGDGGRSGYY; encoded by the exons ATGGCCGGCGCAGCAGGAGCTCTTCGGGTCATCTCAGCCATCTCCGGCCTCCTCAATGTCATCACCTTCGGTCAAGACATGTTCTCCCAGCCCGATCCCGTCGGCTCAAAGGTTAAGATCACCGTCGGCCTCGACGTCCCCGGTGGCCTCAACAACGCCGGCGGCGACCTTCCCGATGTCCGTCTGTTCAACGAAGCCGGCAAGTTCCTCGGCATTGCTGCCGATCCAGGCTCCATCGGCGATGGCTCCACCGGCGAGATCAAGGTCGACCACAAAGACGACAACGGCCAGCAGGCTACCTACGCCCTGTTTACCGCCAACGACAACGCTATCTGCGTCGCCAGCGCGAGTATCACCTGGCCCAACGGGGATCAGTACGGTTGGGTGGGCGACTGGGGTCGTGAGTGTGGTGGCAGTTGGTACTACAGCAATGTCTTCATCCAGGGCAGCGATTACAAGCCGGATTGTCTCTGGATTGATGCCAATGGCGACCAGCCCCAGACAGGCTTCCAGGTTCACTGGCCCGAGTTTGTCCAGAGAGATGACGGCAGGCCTGGTGAGAAGGATGGATTGGATGTGGGATACTTCTGTGAGGCTGGACCTCCGTTCACGTTGTACACTTCACATGAGCCGAGAGCGGTCACATACTGGGTTTTGAGTAATGGGAAaagggtgaagaggggggctACAGGACG CCCTACTTCTATGGGACCCGACTTCGCCAATGATGCGGAGGGACTCTTTTGCCGGATGTCAGACAAGACCTTGTGGGTTTTCTGTGATGGCGTTCATATTACGGATAATTGCTTCAACCCGGACTTGCAGCAGGTCGTTGTTGGCGGTAAGGTGACCAGAGATAGGAAGTACGGGAAGGTTATGTCTTGGAGGGCAGGGAGTaatggcggtgatggagggagaTCTGGGTATTACTAA
- a CDS encoding hypothetical protein (COG:T; EggNog:ENOG503P6J7): MESNNNPAKTAASQVAQTSTSINDMDKDQTILHVREETSSLIDNANEWQAKVNEMERRALVAEMRALDAGKRTLDAERKLAVLEEARLRGKVEEAAKVQPLTGIMIPAGSGYGGYDKGEIEDNTFGRMCMGRKQYRETAYELQSRKPLAASSSSKHLVPIMACIDSLENERVDWIFPWPSGTVSMFWMNQNPNPNSERLVKWILEQCEGLADAASLLLSQPDYTVNELNI, from the exons ATGGaatccaacaacaacccagccaagACCGCTGCCTCTCAGGTCGCCCAGACTTCAACCTCGATCAACGACATGGACAAAGACCAGACTATCCTC CACGTCAGAGAGGAGACCAGTTCGTTGATTGACAACGCCAACGAATGGCAGGCAAAGGTCAATGAGATGGAACGCCGAGCCCTTGTGGCGGAG ATGAGAGCGTTGGATGCGGGAAAGAGGACGTTGGATGCGGAGAGGAAGTTGGCCGTGCTTGAAGAGGCTCGACTCCGGGGGAAGGTTGAAGAGGCGGCTAAAGTGCAGCCATTAACAGGTATCATGATTCCAGCAGGGTCGGGATATGGAGGCTATGACAAGGGGGAGATAGAG GACAACACGTTTGGAAGGATGTGTATGGGTAGAAAGCAGTACAGGGAAACTGCGTACGAACTCCAAAGTCGGAAACCCCTTGCTGCTTCTAGTTCGAGCAAGCACCTCGTGCCAATTATGGCGTGTATCGACAGCCTCGAAAACGAGCGCGTCGATTGGATTTTTCCCTGGCCTAGCGGAACTGTGTCGATGTTCTGGATGAACCAGAATCCCAACCCAAACTCTGAACGACTTGTGAAATGGATTCTGGAACAATGCGAAGGACTTGCTGATGCCGCATCACTTCTGCTCAGTCAGCCGGATTATACGGTCAACGAGCTTAACATTTGA
- a CDS encoding hypothetical protein (COG:H; EggNog:ENOG503PBSP), giving the protein MQPDTLSSTEQTLFVTLKARQLLGDSLAAAVVEQIDYDFDRLQVGSLVAGVIGLRSALFDKWIRDFLTRYSHANVIHLACGLDTRPHRISWGDSVRWIDVDLPDVVDLRREFMPEPSRANQYSLMAGSALDSAFIQSLQNDRPTIIVIEGLVPYLTTSEGEAMIADLCGHFKTGELIFDITNWYTTLIERLVGSIKHTKAKLRWMSDKPKNLEKVHPGLTLLEAHPLCTLDGVRNLPLGGRIFLWLQSLIPFTRYSAQYLRLAF; this is encoded by the coding sequence ATGCAGCCCGACACGCTAAGCAGCACGGAACAGACGCTTTTCGTCACTCTAAAGGCTCGACAACTTCTAGGTGACAGCTTGGCAGCAGCTGTCGTCGAGCAGATCGATTACGACTTCGATAGACTTCAAGTTGGTTCCCTTGTTGCTGGCGTCATAGGCCTTCGGTCAGCGCTGTTTGACAAATGGATACGCGACTTTCTCACACGATACTCTCATGCCAACGTCATCCACTTAGCTTGCGGGCTCGACACTCGCCCCCACCGGATTTCATGGGGCGACAGCGTTCGTTGGATTGACGTCGATCTCCCAGATGTTGTAGATTTACGGCGGGAGTTCATGCCAGAACCGTCGAGGGCCAACCAATACAGCCTCATGGCAGGCTCTGCCCTCGATTCGGCCTTTATACAATCCCTTCAAAATGACCGGCCAACCATTATTGTCATCGAGGGTCTCGTGCCGTATCTCACCACCTCAGAGGGCGAGGCCATGATTGCCGATTTGTGTGGCCATTTCAAGACGGGAGAGCTGATATTTGACATTACCAACTGGTACACAACCCTTATCGAGAGACTCGTCGGCTCCATCAAGCACACAAAGGCGAAGCTGAGGTGGATGTCTGACAAGCCGAAGAATCTGGAGAAGGTTCATCCGGGCTTAACATTGCTCGAGGCCCATCCCTTGTGCACCCTCGATGGTGTCAGGAATCTGCCATTGGGTGGTCGGATTTTCTTGTGGTTGCAATCTCTGATTCCTTTCACCAGATACAGCGCTCAGTATTTGCGACTCGCATTTTAA
- a CDS encoding hypothetical protein (EggNog:ENOG503P3E7; COG:S), translating into MGDATSTNTSAQSNGKDNGKLSDLHQPTTFITGHNSSGQAIVQSHNPFQWRPYDDNNLAFAVPYTTSRCPPDLNNDADLKLHQSLISTPDKLGLVNPKGTVLRCVDFAPGYACGMHRTQSLDYGIVMEGEVDMVLDSGERYSLKRGDVAIQRATQHQWVNKSDTKWARMMFVLQDCEPLVVGGKKMGEDLGTNSGLPPSNN; encoded by the coding sequence ATGGGTGACGCCACatccaccaacacctccgcCCAGTCCAACGGCAAAGACAACGGCAAGCTCTCCGacctccaccaaccaaccaccttCATCACCGGCCACAACTCCTCCGGTCAAGCCATTGTCCAATcccacaaccccttccaATGGCGCCCctacgacgacaacaacctcgCCTTTGCGGTCCCCTACACTACCTCCCGCTGCCCTCCCGATCTGAACAATGACGCTGATCTCAAGCTCCACCAGTCATTGATCTCAACCCCTGATAAGCTCGGGTTGGTGAACCCCAAGGGCACTGTCCTCCGGTGTGTCGACTTTGCCCCTGGTTATGCCTGCGGTATGCATCGCACCCAGAGCTTGGATTATGGCATCGTGATGGAAGGCGAGGTGGACATGGTGCTGGATAGTGGGGAGCGGTACAGCTTGAAGAGGGGAGATGTGGCGATCCAGCGGGCTACGCAGCATCAGTGGGTCAATAAAAGTGATACCAAGTgggcgaggatgatgtttGTATTGCAGGATTGTGAGCCGCTTGTTGTGGGCgggaagaagatgggggaggatttggggaCGAACTCGGGGTTGCCGCCGAGTAACAATTAG